Sequence from the Periplaneta americana isolate PAMFEO1 chromosome 5, P.americana_PAMFEO1_priV1, whole genome shotgun sequence genome:
CGTACTATTCGAAATGTTTAGGTTTCGAAAATATCATCAAAGTAGGCTACTAGAGATGATCTCCGTATAATATATCATTGTTgcactatatttttctattttggttGTTCTTTGGGTGATTTCCACtaattttcagtaaaattatCGCATTCGATTTTACAGGGACTTATTTTTTTCGAATGCGGTTAAGTACCCTACAAGTTCGGTAGAGGGGGGTCGCATACAGAAGACTTGCCCAAAAGTGAATCACGCCCTcataaagtttgggaaccactggtctgcACGATTCACACATCAAAATGACgaccaatgagttgtttgaaattgtaatgaataatatgtcattacagagagttggattaatttggaaattaataccacaattAAGAATCTAAGAATATGGATATGTTAAATTAGTTATTTTTGTCACTCCCATTTTGTATACGaaaaataatgaattcattatgatgtcacatttGTTTCCCTTTAGGTTTTATCACGATTGACTGAAATCGAAACTACTTTGTTTAAACACATCATACCCATAATTTCAGTAATTCAAGGCCTGCTGTAATTAATGATGTCAccatattaacagaaagtgtgaccagatttctcgaatgtcaaggacataaacgtttcacgttaaaaaaaaaatatatgcactcacacacacacacacacacacacacaatataacGTTACACGTTTTTAAAATGATACCGAAAATAAGTGTATTTCTTAAATGGGGTGCAGGCCTACACTGTACTGTTATCTATGCAAGAAGTTGTTAAAATGTTCTGATGAACACAATTCAGTACTATAATGGTTACCAGCCACCAGTTTACACTCGTTTAATTTACTGCAATGACAAAAAAGTGACTTTTTGATTAGCTGTATTTAAGCATTTACATGTATAGAATTTTCAGTTgctaaatttaaattgtttttaaactattaataatagagaaaaattcgctctagcATTGGGCATAGAATGCAGGACCCTCGGTTCTACATACtgagcgctctaccactgaggtaTGCTGGGGCTCCATCCACAGCATGGATtgaacttctctcctttggtttTTCCCTTTTTGGCCCACTTTATTTTCGACATCATGTCATCATATGAGTGATTTGGGTGGCGGGGAACGAACAGTTATGTACTGTTAGACAATtagatctatattattattattattattattattattattattattattattattattattattattattattattattatttaagcctAACTATTATTCAGTAATATATTGTACTGGAAAAATTAAAATCTCACAAAGGATATAGGTTTATGTGAGAATAGAATTTATCTTTTGTAATATTAGGCCCCAAACCAGAatagaataaagctacaaagaaAGATAATAATTACCTGCCATTATGATTTTCATCACATCAACCTGCAATTCGAATACATTCCGCTGAAGGTACTGCAAGAACATGGAGAAAGAGAGTGTTCGGTAACCCAAATATGTGAAGAAAGATGTAAATCCCTGGGGTAAGGGAAATGCcatagagtccactgcaaaataAAAACGTTCCAGAAGAGTGAACAGGACATAGCGTCTTTCTTCGTCCAGCTGATCACTAATAACAAAACATAAAGAGCAATTAGAAAATGTGTACCGGTACTCAAAGTATACAATTACAGAAACTCTATTAGCGTCAGCTTACATGAGTGCAAATCCCCGTTCTTGTTCTTGATGAGGATCGACTGCAGCACACTGACACAACAGCTGACACAACTGCTTGGACATCTCCAGTTGGGCTGCTACATAGCGTGTGGCCACTACATGTACGTGCATTGGTGACTGCTTGCTGCTGTTCTTAAGGAGGTGCATACTTAACTCTCGTAAGTTCtggaaaataatatgaattaaaatttcaGTTGATTAGAACATGTCCATTCTTCAAAAAGGAATGAGtgttatgaaaatgacatatACTTTTTCATTATATTACGTTTACCATTTCACaacaattcatatatatatatatatatatatatggtggtggttggtttctaatgccaggcgtttgacaataaagtcatttgacctcttgcactccaatatttttcaaagatattatcatgaccagccactgaagcacaaattttgaggtgttccgaatccatttcttggtttgagttgcacaatgggcagttaggggactgatatattccaattctatgcaggtgtttggccaaacaatcatggcctgttgccaatctaaatgcagctacagacgattttcgtggtaaatcgggaattaactgtggattttgatgcagagagttccattttttcccttgggattgtgttatcaaactttgattgttgaagtctaagtatgtagatttaataaatcttttcacagagtaatacgtagatttagtaacaggtctataagtagcacagtgctgcccttctttgctaaagcatccgcaatctcgtttcccaggattccacaatgggatggtatccattggaatacaattcttttattgagtgatattaattgagagagcattttagttatttctgctgattgagatggtgtgtgtttagagactattgatagaatagctgctttggagtctgacaatataactgcatttttaaatttactgatgtggcataggagattcctgagactttcacttattgcaatgatttctccatcaaaacttgttgttccatacccaagagatctataaagtgagaagagacagcacgtaacacctgcaccggcaccttgttctctggagatcaaggatccgtcagtgtataaatgaagccagttttgtggagggtatctaatattaattgtctctaaagacaattgttttagtatttcagtgtttacttctgatttcagtatttcttctgttaaatttagattatattccatatttaatagagttaaagggtttggtttaattttgtaggttttcttttaaattcgggatattgattttccgttttaattcttgaacaatgcaTAAAGAGCAGGAAATAACAGGGAGGTAAATTTACCCagctaattgcaaaattaagttATGGAtattttggcaacgagaaaatcctgttaccacctgggttTGAACCCAGGGCCTTCCAGATCGGTAGCCAGTTGTTCTATCAACTGAGAAGCTATCTACCACCAAAATTTTAGCCAGAGTCAGCACATTTATTCGTGTCTTGGCTGAGAAAGCATAAAACCTCGGGTGAATAGTACCAATGACCACCACGCAGGAGTACTACAGCAGCTCCCATGTGAGATATTGTATGTGATCAACTTGTATAAGTAAAGGTAGTATATAATTAATTTGAAGTGTGTTTGTTTGTGCCATATTATGATATGGATTAGGAAGTGGAGGATGGGAAAAGCCCATGCACATTTAGACCACTAATACAGATCCATTGTGCTACCTCCAAATATCGACAAATGGTCGAAAAAATATTCCTGAAACCCTTTAATCAGTGACAGGGTTTTCTTAGACGTCATATATCTACGACACGTGCCATCCAACTTTATTTCCCTACCAGAGGAAGCCATACTAAAAAGTatatcgccctttaaaatccatcatcCTCAACTGAGTTTGAATCTGCGAACCACAGACCCAGCGGCTAGCATGGTGTTTACTAGACTAAGGACAGGCTATCACAGCACACTGTTTTCGAGTTATACacttattattacaaatttcatatttaataaagAACAGTTATACCAGATATTCAATTCAATGATAGTGATCAGTACTTGATTTGCTATTCTCCTGAGGGAAAGACTCTGtctctcttgttctctttgccttcttccattctcctttttctctttctatgcCTAGCACCGAAAAGccgtatttaaaattattattactaatatgttCTAGTGACACCTTTAAACTGCAGAAATTTGCAACGTGTGTTTAAAGGCTGAAAAttagtaattacaaattattgagtaatcataacaataatataatcgtATCTAAAAGTATATATATTCAGAAACTGatttataagaaaatatataagggaggaggagagagaaaattatcatattatgtaaACAGTGTACCGTTATgtgcaacagtaataataataaacaactgcAATACACTACGTCTTCTTTGTGACTTACCACAGAAATTACATGTTCCTGTTTACTTGCTGTGCAACTTTCCACCTCGTAGAATGGCAGTACATCTATTCCTGGGCCTTTTCTTGTACCTGATATTGCAGCAAGATCAGCTAGTGTTCCTGATCCTACTAAAGTAGTCCCTGGTGACAGAGGTGTGCTGGACCGAGATAATGCTTCTGGCTGTCAAGAGAAATAGTTGCAGCTACAtcattaaaaatacatattaaatgttgaaataagttacataattaaaaattaataagagaTGAAAATATACTATTCTTGTTAAATATGATATTAAGGATATTGATTTAACTAATGTATTGTCTTTTAAAGATGTCTCTATgctcacatacacacatacataattatataaagtgCTTAGTAGCATTTGGGGGTGTCAGACTCCATTTCAAGCCTGTGCTATACCTCACATTGCAACTGGAAAATGGGAGCCGACATCGCCACCAATAATAGCATGCAGTGTAACCATTTTGttactgaaaacataaaataatatttaaaactaataattgttgaaaatgagAATTATGCATCCTCAACATCTACACAGAAAATTCTGGTTAACGTGCATAAGTTTCTCATGTGTGTTTAATGCAATTTCTCgactcatatttttttttagtgtCTCTATTGTGCAAGGGTTATTCTTGTAAACTTTGTCTTTTAAGTTCCTTCACAAATAAACACCACATGGAGTGAGATTGGGGCTACAAAGGAGACACAACCCAGTGCGGATAATTTAATCCTCAAAAATCTCTGAAATAAGATCTAGTGATTAGTAAGCAGTGTGTAGAGTAGCAGCACCCTGCTGAAAGAATAATTTCTGGTATTCAATGTCTTGCAGCATTCATAGTGCCTTAAAAAATAGGCTCTATTATTCTGTGTGCCTTCAAAAGACATCACAGTATAACATGAATTCTAATCAATACCTAGGTAGTCTCCTTCAGATGGAGTTCTACAGGTTACATAGTGTTTTGGTTAAGTGAATGAGGAAAGTGATAATGTTGAAGACTTATGACACAATTCTGCGCTATAAAATACCTAAGATTTCATATCTTGTAATATGTGAATGATAATAGTTACAGACAAAGGATATTCACATATTATGGAATTGTGAGTTAGTACCTGGTAACATACGAGAGATACCATAAGTTTGTCAGCTACAAGACTAGGTCTGAATCTTGGTTTCTGCTCTTTTCCTGTTCTTTTGGCGAGCTGATCCCAAAGTCTAGTCCACATATCCACTCGATACGGAACCAATCGTTGTTGTGGCGACAGCAACATCATTGCCGTATTCCATAATGTTTCTTGGGTAAGAGACATGCTCTGGCGATTTacctataaatttaaaatttaaggaTAAAGTTAAAAGCTACTTAACTCAATGTGTATatccaatgcctatccacttcacttgcgtaattTGGGTTATTTAACTCAATGTTCCGCATGAAAAAactttataaataaaagataatataTCTTACAGATACTACTTCCATCTTAAATCCTTAGAATAAAATCCATCTAAAAGAAttagtaaaaattatttacaatatactggtatacttgtttatttaaaatttaataaatttaaaggatATCAATGTAAAAACAACAAAAGTAGAAGAAGACTCTTCAATCATGACTCGAATTTGAGGAACACTTATTTTTGGGTTTTTAATAACTTGATTAACTATAAATCTCTTGTCACGTGCATTTATCAATTTTTGCTTGGTTTTTCTTGCCAAGTTGTTCCAAGCTCCATGATTtcgaaatttttctacaatatgtTGTTCtgtaaaatgtgttttatgtactACTTTACCTATTTTCTTATAGGAATAGCCTTTCAGAACAAAGCGAACaataactttttgttttaaagCGTAACTGACTTACTTATGACGCTCCATTGTACACAATTCTGAATGACAGACTAACAGCAAGTGACCTCCACTGAAAGACAAACTTGTGCGCCCTGCATGCTTGTTTACTATGTATCTAAACGTCACTACCCTCTCTCAGTGGGGTAAGTGTATGAACAACAGTGTTACATGAATTTCacggaatattaattttaaatttttatgtaagtaacaggtgtatgtaaattaattttattcatgtcactGTGATCGTGTTTAACTCATCAAACATAATgaatttatgatgatggatgagtggaacagagtaATGTTTCAAATTCATATATACGTTTCTTTCGATGAAATTGGGAATGTAAGGAACTAAGAACTTAATATAGctcaaaattaaaacttctcaTCAGAAGTATTGCACATGTTACTAAAAATGGATTCAAGAgactaattctaactttcagccatCTGATAATTCAGGTTCGGTTTATAAGCAGGAAACTGTCAGCAGACTGGAAGAaaagggtggtggtggtggtggtggtagtggtgatcaCTCTCTTTATGATCTTAAATGGAATAAATGTGGGTGAAATCGATCTCTATtcctctattttttatttattttattgggttattttacgacgctgtatcaacatctaggttatttagcgtctgaatgaaatgaaggtgataatgccggtgaaatgagtccggggtccagcaccgaaagttacccagcatttgctagtattgggttgagggaaaatccgggaaaaaacctcaaccaggtaacttgccccgaccgggattcgaacccgggccacctggtttcgcagccagacgcgctgaccgttactccacaggtgtggacgtctatTCCTTTATTGAGTCTAGGTATTACAATAGCTTTTCTCCAGACTGATGGAAGAGTTGGTAAGATCTTAGAAAATATGGAATGTGTAGTAACCctaacataaataaataggcatgcagttttcatttataaagttataaaaataaaataaatcgtacTGATAAAGAAATCAAATGAGTACTAACTCTAACTTCCAATTCGGATACGTGAGTGATGGTACTCAAAGGGAGTAAGGCAACCAGTGACATTGCATCAGATGGAAGATTCCTCTGGGCCGATGCATAAGCTCCACCAATAATCACTTCCTGCAAGAGCTGTGGCACACTCAGTTCTACAGGATGTTCTGCTACATACATCAGCAACTGGAATATTGAACATAATTTGGATTACTTTGTACAATGTACACAATAAATCAACAGTAAAATAACTTCACTGATTGGTTGATGGTTTCCATTGCCTTGAGAAATTAACTAGTAAAACCTTTCTGGACTCTGCTATTCTGATAGTGTGAAGAATTAATTTCTGAGCTGGAGGTATCTTTAAAGAGAAATTTGTTACTGTACCTCTGTCACAGCTGAGGATGATGACTAAGGGAGAGATTAATTTTGTCATAAGTGAGAAATGACCTGTAAATTTTGCTTGTAACTCTGTCATTTAGGGACAAAGTTCTTGTACGTTCCCTAATTTGAGAAGGAACTCTGCATCATTATATATCACCATAAAAAATTTATCACCTTCGACAGGCCTATGCTCTAACAGCCAGCATGATAAACCACTCAACCACATGAAAACTATGGTAATGTAAGATAAGTGCTGCTTTGTATTTTACCTCTGAAACTGTTTCCAAATCCCCTTGATGAACTAGAAAATAGTGCAATATAGCCAGTTGATTTTCGAGAGAATGGTCGCTTTTAAATGTCTCTACAAGATGTCCAGTGGTTACAGTGAGCTGTATCAAGTCTAAAGTCGGTAGGtctactgtaacagtgttgctaTATTGCAGTAGTGGAACGAGATGTGACGTGTGCGATGGAATCCCTGGCAGTGTGCAACTCATTAGCACGTGACAGCATGGTTCATGAGCTAATCCGATGTCAAGAAGATGGGTGAATAAATCTGGTGCATACACAACCATATGCTGATctagatggaaaaagtaaaattaCACATCACATGACTATGAAATGTTATGTAATTTCTTTTACATTGTATTGtcgaaatttaaaacaaatcatTAAATTGAAGCATATCCACTAAGATACCATTCATGCATTCCAAACTTATACATGCTTACTGCACTTGTATATTGTTTCAATGTGAGTTTTAAAATTTCTCGTTTGCAACTTTTTATGTGTACTTAGCATATTTACACAGTATTTTGTTGCACATTTAGGCCAATGTAGTATATACTCGTATCTGCCTGTTTTGGGAACTtcaatttacttttatatttctctTAATCGGCtgataagtcaatttttaatacaagtattatattgtataaattaatatgaataaaagaatTTTGGTTGTTATACAATTAAATCTGAACATTCTCACTCTTTgtagatgcaaaaaaaaaaaaacctaaaaatagatgcaacataacaaaataaataatacagaacACATTTTATGTAAGGCATAGGCGCCGACTTTGGGGGTGCTTTGCACTTTGAGCATCCCCAAAATAATTATTGGGGGTGCTCGGCATccccaatattatttatacacagAATTTTTTAATTGATGGTTTGAATGACAGTGATAAGGAACTGAAGAAATTCTCTCATTTTATGGAGATGACTTGGACAAGGAGAGCCTACTTTTACACAGGGATATGTTATTAGATATTGCAAGATCAAAACTGCATCACATCACATATTTTCAGACTGTTTTTGATCTCCTTGGAAAGAAGCTTTTCTTTGTGACATGCTACCAGAACTTGTTAAGTTCATGAGACTAGTTCTTGCAATACCAGTGTCTACCTCTACTGCTGAGCGATCATTTTCCTCTCTTCAAAGACTTAAATCCTACACTATGTCTACCATAAGTCAACAGCGAATGAATTATGCAGCTGTCATTCATTCTCACAGAGAAGAAGCTCTGCATTTAGATTTGGATGAAATAGGAAATGAGTTCATCACTAGAAATGAAATTCGCAGACAGATATTTGCTATGAAAACGTAATTCGCAACATGTTAAGATTTTATTAATCCTCATGGAAAATGGTGGtgttgttaataatgaaataattattgattaaacAGACTATGAacagagtgtttatgtttaccaATTAACAATGTCGTTTGTTGTAATCAAGAAGGACTTTCAACAGTttcaacataaattatattaaaacttgAATGTGGTTTTCCTGTTCTGAATGAGCACCcccaataaattttacaagtcgGCGCCTGTGATGTGAGgcatgtagttgcaaaatcagatacatcacttttttttcgtaaatgagttaatgttgtatttcatatcttcatatgattctacaactgctatagcagtgttatgctccaaagccagatacatcacatggatttgtatgatgaaagaatagtattggttgcaaatcttTGATtctttgcaaacgtttttccttcatactgaaaaattatgtttagtgatgtatctgattctGCAATTAAACGCCTCATATAAGGTGTAACAATAAGTTTCTTTTAAGGGCTAGCTACAAGTGTGAtggaattattgtataaataaaaatttatgatTGCAACCTGCAATATTCGAACGTCTCTttgaattgaagacattattacaaaaacaacccttgtcaaaatttctatttttcaggagaaaaataaaaataaatagaacaacacatgtcagctgtttctgtacaactggtgtttatccttgtggctactGCACCTGACATGTCATTTTTGGGGTCTATAAACATttcaaatagtagcaaatgtgtccttaactcaatttcattaaaaatgactagggctgtttttgtaataatgtcttcaattaatataaaatattacagtttacaattttattataccataagtaaaataaacaatttgttgGTATAACTTTGCTTACCTCCATATAAGGCAAAAGTAGGTTTCATTGTTCTAGCTTGCGACCAAAGAATTCCAGGAACAACACAGTGGATGACACAGCCATGGTGAAGCAGTGTCACGGAATAAGCAAAATGAACAGTGTTTGATGATTCCTCCAGATTACGGGTCTCTGTTATGGGTGGCTTGACAGGCTGGAatagtataataaattaaaaccaTTAGTCTCTCTTTTTTCAGTTGTTTGTCTGCATTGAATGTTCAAATGATGTAATGATGtgtcacttagtcactcataatgagtgcacctctgtacttgtaaTTGGAtattgtgtctactgtcacacatactgtgacatgGTACATGACAACAGTAGgcagaacttaaaaatgagaggaattcaatccgacatcggaacttgaaaccggtgtggcttagtggataaagcaccagcatgtaaagctggaaacccgggttcaagtcccggtgccagGGAGAATTTTTCTCAATTCTACTGATTTTTCACCACATTCTTGTTCTGTTGTATCTAGAACTTTTTACTCACTTTTCTGATTGCATGTCTCCATTCGTCGAGTATAAAATCATAAGGAAGttgtatatatacacataatctgatatttatatttgtatatttattgcaGATTGCAACAAAACCTAGATAAATctattaacaattaattaatttttgagaaGGAACTCTGCATAATTatatattaccattaaaaatttatCACCTTCGACATACCTATGGTCCAACAGCCAGCATGATAAACCAAATGGGAAAAGATCGAAATATATGTTTATGTGAATTTATgcaaaatgaattacacacatctacttaaatcgtaaaattaatttataaatggaGTCATATCTCGTATTTTTGgcatcataaaaatatatttttgtgtaatgaAGGAAACGAaagtttattttctcatttatgtgCAGTTATATATAATGTCTTTCAAATAAGAACAGGAATATAACTAGTTACAAAATAAGGAACCAAACAGTTATCAAACATGTAAACTCTTTAATAACATAATGTGTCATTTTCATGgcaatattacttatttatttatttatttatttatttatttatttttccaagacTACTGATTTTGCATGTCTTAAGCCAGTATTACAGCGTTGCTGTAACGTCtagaatgacaaaaaaaaaaaaaaaaaaaaaaagaagacagttGGAATGTGATTAATTTTACCTGATACAAGTAATGATGACAGATACAGACAATCCCTTTAGGATCACATACAACTTGCAGGTCGAGCGAACAGTCGTGCACTCTCAATGGAATAGGGTCATCTTCATATCCCCCACATGGCACTGACGATGTTTTAGGAAGTTGTGGCAAATTTAGAGGAATATTGAgctgcaaataaatacataaaagtcTACATTATAAGAATTCATACACTACACTTTAAATACTCTTAAAGCATTACCAACTCACTGTTGGAGCAAAACACGACTAGTAATCGCAATAAACACTAGTTCATACATTTTAGTTGTCTGCAAGACTCTCCCAGACATCATTGAAAAGATGgcaaatggcttcattgccaactagctgaacattaaaaaaaacgaCGATGATAtcctcgtcatcatcatcatcatcgttactattattattattttattattactattattatgatcatcatcatcattattttagaTTGCATGTTAGTTAAAAGGCTTGTTATTATGTTTCATATCATACATATGTATGAGTTCAGAGTCAGAGATGGAAGATTTTTTTTG
This genomic interval carries:
- the pigeon gene encoding protein pigeon isoform X2 produces the protein MVYKVFILDIRLSEENREPQNLGLERSHQIMIQFLYRKKEQAATEKFLLFIHQESISLNQVHLREDGSYELESSGCLNTESMVRAFSWAQWDPINQSLYYIHYRKPQLSVEGEEPEEGREEELSPTLSCLQFHDDMPHETVLNIPLNLPQLPKTSSVPCGGYEDDPIPLRVHDCSLDLQVVCDPKGIVCICHHYLYQPVKPPITETRNLEESSNTVHFAYSVTLLHHGCVIHCVVPGILWSQARTMKPTFALYGDQHMVVYAPDLFTHLLDIGLAHEPCCHVLMSCTLPGIPSHTSHLVPLLQYSNTVTVDLPTLDLIQLTVTTGHLVETFKSDHSLENQLAILHYFLVHQGDLETVSELLMYVAEHPVELSVPQLLQEVIIGGAYASAQRNLPSDAMSLVALLPLSTITHVSELEVRVNRQSMSLTQETLWNTAMMLLSPQQRLVPYRVDMWTRLWDQLAKRTGKEQKPRFRPSLVADKLMVSLVCYQPEALSRSSTPLSPGTTLVGSGTLADLAAISGTRKGPGIDVLPFYEVESCTASKQEHVISVNLRELSMHLLKNSSKQSPMHVHVVATRYVAAQLEMSKQLCQLLCQCAAVDPHQEQERGFALIDQLDEERRYVLFTLLERFYFAVDSMAFPLPQGFTSFFTYLGYRTLSFSMFLQYLQRNVFELQVDVMKIIMADTEDTREGVKKKLRLLLFLPRSRAKRLLNQWSHPVSLMIRAREHALNILSGVEGTQARVHLSQKARTTHVSTRGLAAFPSADRLSPLDTFLDLLTAKASLAELDFGLLIEATVTSTEEFLE
- the pigeon gene encoding protein pigeon isoform X1, with product MVTLDNLGRKLHGVLQSQSPKGEAKEWKLLGQEQDGSLLVNWLMESVDENERPEVQSFIGLYHQKKSSLKVLCTFNKYVNTIQASINHSQSLLGFVTKEKCSTTPDSEASNGKTNNSLLDMVYKVFILDIRLSEENREPQNLGLERSHQIMIQFLYRKKEQAATEKFLLFIHQESISLNQVHLREDGSYELESSGCLNTESMVRAFSWAQWDPINQSLYYIHYRKPQLSVEGEEPEEGREEELSPTLSCLQFHDDMPHETVLNIPLNLPQLPKTSSVPCGGYEDDPIPLRVHDCSLDLQVVCDPKGIVCICHHYLYQPVKPPITETRNLEESSNTVHFAYSVTLLHHGCVIHCVVPGILWSQARTMKPTFALYGDQHMVVYAPDLFTHLLDIGLAHEPCCHVLMSCTLPGIPSHTSHLVPLLQYSNTVTVDLPTLDLIQLTVTTGHLVETFKSDHSLENQLAILHYFLVHQGDLETVSELLMYVAEHPVELSVPQLLQEVIIGGAYASAQRNLPSDAMSLVALLPLSTITHVSELEVRVNRQSMSLTQETLWNTAMMLLSPQQRLVPYRVDMWTRLWDQLAKRTGKEQKPRFRPSLVADKLMVSLVCYQPEALSRSSTPLSPGTTLVGSGTLADLAAISGTRKGPGIDVLPFYEVESCTASKQEHVISVNLRELSMHLLKNSSKQSPMHVHVVATRYVAAQLEMSKQLCQLLCQCAAVDPHQEQERGFALIDQLDEERRYVLFTLLERFYFAVDSMAFPLPQGFTSFFTYLGYRTLSFSMFLQYLQRNVFELQVDVMKIIMADTEDTREGVKKKLRLLLFLPRSRAKRLLNQWSHPVSLMIRAREHALNILSGVEGTQARVHLSQKARTTHVSTRGLAAFPSADRLSPLDTFLDLLTAKASLAELDFGLLIEATVTSTEEFLE